One part of the Anopheles merus strain MAF chromosome 3L, AmerM5.1, whole genome shotgun sequence genome encodes these proteins:
- the LOC121599776 gene encoding phosphoserine phosphatase isoform X1 translates to MLPGLSRGCLYRHQHHHHQRLATGVSALFGSLVAISATDSSRGVSSLAGAGEPLEPVVVGRRNSLPPASPIFKPIVPSKLNGLGARHGLHHQAPTNGNGMTNDRPVELSKRTTEAKESLKKAQIVCFDVDSTIITEEGIDELAQFCGKGSEVAALTKEAMGGSMTFQEALKRRLDIIKPSQRQIREFLKTHPSIISAGVKELIEQLRKNNAEIFLISGGFDCLIEPVADALEIPLCNLYANRLFFNYNGSYAGFDTTQPTSRSGGKGEAIKQIRSVMAGGVGTGADKVVAMIGDGMTDLEACPPANMFIGYGGNAVREEVQKRATYYVTNFADLLW, encoded by the exons TGCACTTTTTGGAAGTTTGGTCGCCATCTCGGCCACGGACAGTAGCCGCGGTGTGAGCAGTcttgccggtgccggtgaACCGCTCGAGCCGGTCGTCGTTGGGCGGCGTAACAGTTTACCGCCGGCCTCCCCCATCTTCAAGCCAATTGTGCCGTCCAAGTTGAACGGACTGGGCGCCCGCCACGGACTGCACCATCAAGCACCGACCAACGGCAACGGCATGACGAACGATCGGCCGGTTGAGCTGTCGAAGCGTACGACCGAAGCCAAGGAGTCGCTCAAGAAGGCACAGATCGTGTGCTTCGACGTCGATTCGACCATTATCACCGAGGAGGGCATCGATGAGCTGGCCCAGTTCTGCGGCAAGGGTAGCGAGGTGGCTGCACT CACGAAGGAAGCGATGGGAGGTAGCATGACCTTCCAGGAGGCGCTGAAGCGTCGCCTGGACATTATCAAACCGTCGCAGCGGCAGATCCGCGAGTTTCTCAAGACGCACCCGTCGATCATTTCGGCGGGCGTGAAGGAACTGATCGAGCAGCTGCGCAAGAACAATGCGGAAATTTTCCTCATCAGCGGCGGGTTCGACTGTCTGATCGAGCCGGTGGCCGACGCGCTGGAGATTCCGCTGTGCAATCTGTACGCGAACCGGCTGTTCTTCAACTACAATGGCAGCTACGCCGGGTTCGACACGACGCAGCCGACGTCCCGATCGGGCGGCAAGGGCGAAGCGATCAAGCAGATCCGCAGCGTGATGGCCGGTGGTGTCGGCACGGGAGCGGACAAGGTGGTCGCAATGATCGGGGACGGCATGACGGACCTGGAGGCGTGTCCCCCGGCGAACATGTTCATTG GTTATGGTGGAAATGCCGTTCGGGAAGAGGTCCAAAAACGAGCGACCTACTACGTGACCAACTTTGCCGACCTACTCTGGTGA
- the LOC121599510 gene encoding ATP-binding cassette sub-family F member 1 gives MPPKKKGNKKNQDWEDDDQQSEQSSIVSAPSSGKSAGKKKGGKIDNVDSDEEGAPPAARGGKKAPAAPVGKKGKKGKKNDDDWSDDEAVAKKGSAAGKRGSDSDEEQPVKAPPVKGGKKEAKKPAAKGKGKGKGKDDDWSDKEEKVIDLLAGGGSDDDDDDESEEDVMAAMVSKKSAKKKQPKKVAKKAVKVQESEEESEEEEEEEEEEVVPLPVVKKDPPKEKEKVKEEPKVVKEPEPAKAPEPENKKEEKPTKQEKAKAVPEPVKEVSEEKVADPEVDEMADKVGESLKLDDGDEEEEGHEEAGEKEKKLTHKEKKKLKKQQEFEKMQEAMLRKGGQGHSDLDSNFTMSQALKTGNQSKHMDHAVDIKIENFTISAKGNDLFVNANLLIANGRHYGLVGPNGHGKTTLLRHIANRAFAIPPNIDVLLCEQEVVADETSAVDTVLKADVKRTALLKECKELEEAVETGKIELQDKLQEVYNELKAIGADSAEPRARRILAGLGFSREMQNRPTNAFSGGWRMRVSLARALFIEPTLLLLDEPTNHLDLNAVIWLDNYLQGWKKTLLIVSHDQSFLDNVCNEIIHLDNKKLYYYKGNYTMFKKMYVQKRKEMIKEYEKQERRLKDMKAHGQSKKAAEKKQKENLTRKQEKGRTKNQKPGEDDDGPVELLSKPKEYIVKFSFPDPPPLQPPILGLHNCHFNFPKQKPLFVGADFGIDLSSRVAIVGPNGVGKSTFLKLLVGELDPVQGEAKRNHRLRIGRFDQHSGEHLTAEETPAEYLQRLFNLPYEKARKQLGTFGLASHAHTIKMKDLSGGQKARVALAELCLNAPDVLILDEPTNNLDIESIDALAEAINEYKGGVIIVSHDERLIRETECTLFVIEDQTINEVDGDFDDYRKEVLDSLGEVINNPSISANAAVLQ, from the exons ATGCCACCGAAAAAGAAGGGCAACAAAAAGAACCAGGACTGGGAGGACGATGATCAGCAGTCCGAGCAGTCGTCGATCGTGTCCGCACCTTCGTCCGGGAAGTCGGCTGGCAAAAAGAAAGGAGGCAAAATTGACAACGTGGATTCGGACGAGGAAGGAGCTCCTCCGGCGGCGCGTGGTGGAAAGAAGGCCCCGGCCGCTCCAGTGGGCAAGAAAGGCAAGAAGGGCAAGAAGAACGACGACGATTGGAGCGATGACGAGGCAGTGGCGAAAAAGGGGTCAGCAGCTGGCAAGCGAGGGTCCGATTCGGACGAGGAGCAGCCAGTGAAGGCACCACCAGTGAAAGGCGGCAAGAAGGAGGCGAAGAAACCGGCTGCAAAGGGTAAGGGCAAGGGAAAGGGCAAGGATGACGATTGGTCGGATAAGGAGGAAAAGGTGATCGACCTGCTGGCCGGCGGTGGCtcggacgatgatgatgacgatgaatCCGAGGAAGACGTGATGGCGGCGATGGTGAGCAAAAAGTCGGCTAAGAAAAAGCAACCCAAGAAAGTGGCCAAGAAGGCAGTGAAGGTGCAGGAATCGGAAGAGGAAAgtgaagaggaggaagaggaggaggaggaggaagtgGTGCCTCTACCGGTCGTGAAGAAGGACCCGCCcaaggagaaggaaaaggtGAAAGAGGAACCGAAGGTGGTGAAAGAACCGGAACCAGCGAAGGCACCGGAACCGGAGAACAAGAAGGAAGAGAAGCCAACCAAACAGGAGAAGGCGAAGGCCGTCCCGGAACCCGTCAAGGAGGTGAGCGAAGAGAAAGTGGCCGATCCGGAGGTGGACGAAATGGCCGATAAGGTTGGCGAAAGCTTAAAGCTGGACGACggcgacgaagaagaagaagggcaTGAGGAGGCCGGCGAAAAGGAGAAGAAACTCACGCacaaggaaaagaagaagctGAAGAAGCAACAGGAGTTCGAGAAGATGCAGGAGGCGATGCTGCGCAAGGGCGGCCAGGGACATTCCGATCTCGACAGCAACTTTACGATGTCGCAGGCGCTCAAGACGGGCAACCAGAGCAAACACATGGACCACGCGGTGGACATCAAGATCGAAAACTTTACCATTTCCGCCAAGGGTAACGATCTGTTCGTGAACGCGAATCTGCTGATCGCGAACGGGCGGCACTACGGGCTGGTCGGGCCGAACGGGCACGGCAAGACCACGCTGCTGCGCCACATTGCCAACCGTGCCTTTGCCATTCCGCCCAACATCGATGTGCTGCTGTGCGAGCAGGAGGTGGTAGCGGATGAAACGTCCGCGGTCGATACGGTGCTGAAGGCGGACGTGAAGCGGACGGCGCTGCTGAAGGAGTGCAAAGAGCTGGAGGAGGCGGTCGAGACGGGCAAGATCGAGCTGCAGGACAAGCTGCAGGAGGTGTACAACGAGCTGAAAGCGATCGGGGCCGATTCGGCCGAACCGCGGGCGAGGCGTATTTTGGCCGGTTTGGGCTTTTCGCGCGAAATGCAGAACCGCCCGACGAACGCCTTCTCCGGCGGGTGGCGTATGCGCGTTTCGCTCGCGAGGGCACTGTTCATCGAGccgacgctgctgctgctggatgagCCGACGAACCATCTCGACCTGAACGCCGTCATCTGGCTCGACAACTACCTGCAGGGATGGAAGAAGACGCTGCTGATCGTGTCCCACGACCAGTCCTTCCTCGACAACGTGTGCAACGAAATCATCCATCTGGACAACAAGAAGCTTTACTACTACAAGGGCAACTACACGATGTTCAAGAAGATGTACGTCCAGAAGCGGAAGGAGATGATCAAGGAGTACGAGAAGCAGGAGCGCCGGCTGAAGGACATGAAGGCGCACGGGCAGTCGAAGAAGGCGGCcgagaagaagcagaaggaaAATTTGACCCGCAAGCAGGAGAAGGGCCGCACGAAGAACCAGAAGCCGGGCGAGGACGACGACGGGCCGGTGGAGCTGCTGTCGAAGCCGAAGGAGTACATTGTGAAGTTTAGCTTCCCGGATCCGCCACCGTTGCAGCCACCGATTCTCGGCTTGCACA ATTGCCATTTCAACTTCCCCAAGCAGAAGCCGCTGTTTGTCGGGGCGGATTTCGGTATCGATCTGAGCAGTCGTGTCGCGATCGTAGGCCCGAACGGCGTCGGCAAGTCTACCTTCCTCAAGCTGCTGGTTGGTGAGCTCGATCCGGTGCAGGGTGAGGCGAAGCGTAACCATCGTCTTCGGATTGGCCGGTTCGATCAGCATTCGGGCGAGCATCTGACGGCGGAGGAAACACCCGCCGAGTATCTGCAGCGTTTGTTCAATCTGCCGTACGAGAAGGCACGCAAGCAGCTCGGCACGTTCGGGCTCGCCAGCCACGCGCACACGATCAAGATGAAGGATCTGTCCGGTGGTCAAAAGGCGCGTGTTGCGCTGGCCGAGCTGTGCCTGAACGCGCCGGACGTGCTGATCCTCGATGAACCGACCAACAACCTGGACATCGAGTCGATCGATGCCCTGGCGGAGGCGATCAACGAGTACAAGGGCGGCGTGATTATCGTGTCCCACGACGAGCGGTTAATCCGCGAGACGGAGTGTACGCTGTTCGTGATCGAGGACCAAACGATCAACGAGGTGGACGGTGACTTCGACGACTACCGCAAGGAGGTGCTGGACAGCTTGGGTGAAGTCATCAACAACCCGAGCATATCGGCGAACGCGGCCGTACTGCAGTGA
- the LOC121599771 gene encoding ubiquitin carboxyl-terminal hydrolase 5 translates to MDTLRKYLAQVKVPCASDNVYKEECVYSFDNPETDTGLYVSLTSFLGFGEQYVRPYAERSGNRVFLHLKRDKIEIPDPSAADGAGGADGPEKKITRLAIGVEGGYTGAESKKYEYQEHYQVVVFDEPVVRLDYPNVDLPLQVQNAVEAVQKAEAASVKREREQMAGTWDGEIRQVSTHAAELLQLDNGKKIPPTGWKCEKCDLTSNLWLNLTDGSIMCGRKFFDGSGGNDHAVNHYKETNYPLAVKLGTITADGKGDVYSYSEDDMVEDPYLVKHLAHWGINVGQLEKTEKSMIELELDLNQRIGEWGILCESGSQLKPIAGPGYTGMKNLGNTCYLNSVMQVLFTIPDFVRRFVDGSKAIFDSFPSDPANDFNVQMAKLGTGLCSGRYSVLSESSLDTADSTTGGIAPTMFKALIGQGHPDFSTKQQQDAQEFFLHIISTLEKHSRHQANPSEALRFCIEDRVECCSSGKVMYNRRDEWCLPLQIPLQKATNLDEVKQYEAERTAAEREGRRLDPDALVRPKITLAACLDTFAQPELVEQFYSTAIGAKTTAKKTTKLASMPDYLLLHLKKFTLKEDWTSLKLDVAIDIPEVLDLETLRGTGKQPYEEELPDIAGREPTPPPMDPEVMEQLLGMGFPPEACKRAIFFTKNTGIEPATQWMMEHIADADFASPFVPPGTGGKSSSAAGAAFVPNPVGLEMLMGMGFSDRQATKALKETGNNTERAVDWIFSHTDELDSMAIDDATSDSVATAAAAAGSDGGAAGSKQGSSYRDGTGKYKLVAFISHMGTSAQVGHYVCHILKDGQWVIFNDNKVAISQNPPKELGYLYLYQRV, encoded by the exons ATGGACACGCTACGGAAGTATCTGGCCCAGGTTAAAGTGCCGTGCGCCAGCGATAACGTCTACAAGGAGGAGTGTGTTTACTCGTTTGACAATCCGGAAACGGACACCGGCTTGTACGTGAGTCTGACCAGCTTTCTCGGGTTCGGGGAGCAGTACGTGCGCCCGTACGCCGAGCGGTCCGGCAACCGGGTGTTTCTGCATCTGAAGCGCGACAAAATCGAAATCCCCGACCCGTCGGCGGCGGACGGGGCCGGCGGTGCGGATGGGCCGGAGAAAAAGATCACCCGGCTGGCGATCGGGGTGGAGGGCGGGTACACCGGGGCGGAGAGCAAAAAGTACGAGTACCAGGAGCACTACCAGGTGGTGGTGTTCGATGAGCCGGTCGTAAGGTTGGACTACCCGAACGTGGACCTGCCGCTGCAGGTGCAGAACGCGGTCGAGGCGGTCCAGAAGGCGGAGGCGGCTTCGGTGAAGCGCGAGCGGGAACAGATGGCCGGCACGTGGGACGGGGAGATCCGGCAGGTGTCGACGCACGCCgccgagctgctgcagctcgaCAATGGCAAGAAGATCCCGCCGACCGGGTGGAAGTGCGAAAAGTGCGACCTGACCAGCAACCTCTGGCTGAACCTGACGGACGGTTCGATCATGTGCGGGCGCAAGTTTTTCGACGGCTCGGGCGGTAACGACCATGCGGTGAACCATTACAAGGAGACGAACTACCCGCTGGCGGTGAAGCTGGGCACGATCACGGCCGACGGGAAGGGGGACGTGTACAGCTACAGCGAGGACGACATGGTGGAAGATCCGTACCTGGTGAAGCACTTGGCACACTGGGGCATCAATGTGGGCCAGCTGGAGAAGACGGAAAAGTCCATGATTGAGCTGGAGCTGGACCTGAACCAGCGGATCGGCGAGTGGGGCATTCTGTGCGAGAGCGGCAGCCAGCTGAAGCCGATCGCGGGGCCGGGGTACACCGGGATGAAGAATCTGGGCAACACGTGCTATCTGAACAGTGTGATGCAGGTGCTGTTTACCATCCCGGACTTTGTGCGCCGGTTCGTCGACGGTTCGAAGGCAATCTTCGACAGCTTCCCGTCCGATCCGGCCAATGATTTTAATGTGCAGAT GGCAAAGCTGGGAACGGGATTGTGCAGCGGCCGGTACAGCGTCCTGTCGGAAAGCAGCCTGGACACGGCCGACTCAACCACCGGCGGCATCGCTCCGACCATGTTCAAGGCGCTCATTGGCCAGGGCCATCCCGACTTCTCcaccaagcagcagcaggacgcGCAGGAGTTCTTCCTGCACATTATCAGCACGCTCGAGAAGCACAGTCGCCACCAGGCGAACCCGTCCGAGGCGCTGCGCTTCTGCATCGAGGATCGCGTCGAGTGCTGCTCCAGCGGCAAGGTTATGTACAACCGGCGCGACGAGTGGTGCCTCCCGCTCCAGATTCCCCTCCAGAAGGCGACCAACCTGGACGAGGTGAAGCAGTACGAGGCGGAACGTACCGCAGCCGAGCGCGAGGGCCGCCGGCTCGATCCGGACGCACTGGTGCGGCCGAAAATCACGCTCGCCGCCTGCCTGGACACGTTCGCGCAGCCCGAGCTGGTGGAGCAGTTCTACAGCACGGCGATCGGGGCGAAGACGACGGCCAAAAAGACGACCAAGCTCGCCTCCATGCCCGACTACCTGCTGCTGCATTTGAAAAAGTTCACCCTGAAGGAAGACTGGACCTCGCTCAAGCTGGACGTGGCGATCGACATCCCGGAGGTGCTCGATCTGGAAACGCTGCGCGGCACCGGCAAGCAACCGTACGAGGAAGAGCTGCCGGACATTGCCGGCCGCGAGCCAACGCCACCGCCGATGGATCCGGAAGTGATGGAGCAGCTGCTCGGGATGGGCTTCCCGCCCGAGGCTTGCAAGCGGGCCATCTTCTTCACGAAGAACACCGGCATCGAGCCGGCCACCCAGTGGATGATGGAGCACATTGCCGATGCGGACTTTGCCAGCCCGTTCGTTCCGCCCGGTACGGGTGGCAAGAGCAGCTCGGCGGCCGGGGCCGCCTTCGTACCCAATCCGGTCGGGCTGGAGATGCTGATGGGCATGGGCTTCTCCGACCGGCAGGCCACGAAAGCGCTCAAGGAGACGGGCAACAACACGGAACGGGCGGTCGATTGGATCTTTTCCCACACCGACGAGCTGGATAGCATGGCGATCGATGATGCGACTTCGGACAGTGTTGCAACGGCTGCGGCTGCCGCCGGATCGGACGGTGGAGCTGCGGGCAGCAAGCAGGGTTCGTCGTACCGTGACGGAACTGGCA AATATAAGCTCGTCGCATTTATCTCCCACATGGGCACCTCGGCCCAGGTCGGCCATTACGTTTGCCACATCCTCAAGGACGGCCAGTGGGTCATCTTTAACGACAACAAGGTGGCGATCTCACAGAATCCACCCAAAGAGCTCGGCTACCTGTACCTCTACCAGCGGGTGTAA
- the LOC121599774 gene encoding beclin 1-associated autophagy-related key regulator: MAVCTSSSMTSDSGGAPENFHITYSHDGDDVDEEATDVVRDGDLLSTSSFQIGGIVVGGEGTLRCPLCGAHRRQFHCKSCIRHGDFLHTAVYCQLPERFGEKQQRLRNLRTANATLESKGSLMLEKLHQAGRLAGEIKQRSDKANIIRKTIELKRIAIEELRLKQRHLGDAIRKLRITLPRYDDKVKTLSEFVAGKLEESEYRKARLAAVQERLRQRKRDQVQQLVRIIFPITQTITSRSSLAGSSSTASSGSSACGGGGGGGPNNTRSTINEISEATRTAYVRGQWILQDSFGEVQHVIVAPALPGTGNYSAYNEWATGGGDGGGGTVASASSTAASTMEASASPAKVGSHNPAHTIAAALTYTSQLVALLGYYLDVRLPYRVSYADFCTTTLSEAQFARKVARLNADIVFLCHTQGCRLNDMNPTHTLENLLCLVKSPELGHCGPTDRNSCLSDSMEQLLMQNIGEDSDSEDETTLHQEWEAVPSNLSPVTTEPPYPPMMALDQRRTTIGHTGLHYHHLQQPTGAAATSLMTSAFASVSSFWKGWTGK; the protein is encoded by the exons ATGGCAGtttgcaccagcagcagcatgacgTCCGACTCTGGTGGTGCGCCGGAAAACTTCCACATTACCTACTCGCACGACGGAGACGACGTGGATGAGGAAGCGACGGACGTCGTGCGGGACGGCGATCTGCTCTCCACGTCCAGCTTCCAGATCGGAGGCATCGTCGTCGGGGGAGAAGGTACGCTGCGCTGCCCTCTGTGCGGTGCCCACCGTCGCCAGTTTCACTGCAAATCGTGCATCCGCCATGGGGACTTTCTGCACACCGCCGTGTACTGTCAGCTGCCGGAGCGGTTCGGCGAGAAGCAGCAGCGGCTGCGGAATCTCCGCACGGCCAACGCGACCCTCGAAAGCAAGGGCTCGCTGATGCTGGAAAAGCTGCACCAGGCGGGCCGGTTGGCGGGCGAGATTAAGCAGCGCTCGGACAAGGCGAACATCAtacgcaaaacgatcgagctGAAGCGCATCGCCATCGAGGAGCTGCGGCTGAAGCAGCGCCATCTCGGTGACGCCATCCGCAAGCTGCGCATCACGCTGCCACGGTACGACGATAAGGTGAAGACGCTCAGCGAGTTCGTGGCGGGCAAGCTGGAGGAGAGCGAGTATCGGAAGGCGCGGCTGGCGGCGGTGCAGGAGCGCTTGCGGCAGCGGAAGCGCGACCAGGTGCAGCAGCTCGTGCGGATCATCTTCCCGATCACGCAAACGATCACCAGTCGGAGCAGCTTggcgggcagcagcagtacggcGAGCAGCGGAAGCTCGGcctgcggtggtggtggtggtggcggacCAAATAACACCCGCAGTACGATAAACGAAATCTCGGAAGCGACCCGTACGGCGTACGTCCGGGGGCAGTGGATTTTGCAGGACAGCTTCGGCGAGGTGCAGCATGTGATCGTTGCCCCTGCCCTGCCCGGCACCGGCAACTACTCCGCGTACAACGAGTGGGCAACGGGcggtggcgatggtggtggtggtacggtGGCTAGCGCTTCTTCGACGGCTGCTTCCACCATGGAAGCGTCCGCATCGCCAGCCAAAGTCGGTAGCCACAATCCGGCACACACCATCGCGGCGGCCCTAACGTACACGAGCCAGCTGGTGGCGCTGCTTGGCTACTATCTGGACGTTCGGTTACCGTATCGCGTGTCGTACGCGGACTTTTGCACGACCACACTGTCCGAGGCACAGTTTGCGCGGAAAGTGGCCCGCCTGAACGCGGACATTGTGTTCCTGTGCCACACACAAGGCTGTCGCTTGAACGACATGAACCCGACCCACACGCTGGAGAATCTGCTCTGTCTGGTAAAGTCGCCCGAGCTGGGCCACTGTGGACCGACCGATCGGAACAGCTGCCTGTCCGACTCTATGGAACAGCTGCTGATGCAGAACATCGGCGAGGATTCCGACTCGGAAG ATGAAACAACGCTGCACCAGGAATGGGAAGCCGTACCGAGCAACCTTTCGCCGGTGACGACCGAACCACCGTACCCACCGATGATGGCACTGGACCAGAGGCGCACCACGATTGGCCATACCGGGCTGCACTACCACCATCTCCAGCAGCCGACGGGTGCGGCCGCGACCAGCCTCATGACCAGTGCCTTCGCTTCGGTCAGCTCTTTCTGGAAGGGTTGGACGGGGAAGTAA
- the LOC121599776 gene encoding phosphoserine phosphatase isoform X2: MNRALFGSLVAISATDSSRGVSSLAGAGEPLEPVVVGRRNSLPPASPIFKPIVPSKLNGLGARHGLHHQAPTNGNGMTNDRPVELSKRTTEAKESLKKAQIVCFDVDSTIITEEGIDELAQFCGKGSEVAALTKEAMGGSMTFQEALKRRLDIIKPSQRQIREFLKTHPSIISAGVKELIEQLRKNNAEIFLISGGFDCLIEPVADALEIPLCNLYANRLFFNYNGSYAGFDTTQPTSRSGGKGEAIKQIRSVMAGGVGTGADKVVAMIGDGMTDLEACPPANMFIGYGGNAVREEVQKRATYYVTNFADLLW, translated from the exons ATGAATCG TGCACTTTTTGGAAGTTTGGTCGCCATCTCGGCCACGGACAGTAGCCGCGGTGTGAGCAGTcttgccggtgccggtgaACCGCTCGAGCCGGTCGTCGTTGGGCGGCGTAACAGTTTACCGCCGGCCTCCCCCATCTTCAAGCCAATTGTGCCGTCCAAGTTGAACGGACTGGGCGCCCGCCACGGACTGCACCATCAAGCACCGACCAACGGCAACGGCATGACGAACGATCGGCCGGTTGAGCTGTCGAAGCGTACGACCGAAGCCAAGGAGTCGCTCAAGAAGGCACAGATCGTGTGCTTCGACGTCGATTCGACCATTATCACCGAGGAGGGCATCGATGAGCTGGCCCAGTTCTGCGGCAAGGGTAGCGAGGTGGCTGCACT CACGAAGGAAGCGATGGGAGGTAGCATGACCTTCCAGGAGGCGCTGAAGCGTCGCCTGGACATTATCAAACCGTCGCAGCGGCAGATCCGCGAGTTTCTCAAGACGCACCCGTCGATCATTTCGGCGGGCGTGAAGGAACTGATCGAGCAGCTGCGCAAGAACAATGCGGAAATTTTCCTCATCAGCGGCGGGTTCGACTGTCTGATCGAGCCGGTGGCCGACGCGCTGGAGATTCCGCTGTGCAATCTGTACGCGAACCGGCTGTTCTTCAACTACAATGGCAGCTACGCCGGGTTCGACACGACGCAGCCGACGTCCCGATCGGGCGGCAAGGGCGAAGCGATCAAGCAGATCCGCAGCGTGATGGCCGGTGGTGTCGGCACGGGAGCGGACAAGGTGGTCGCAATGATCGGGGACGGCATGACGGACCTGGAGGCGTGTCCCCCGGCGAACATGTTCATTG GTTATGGTGGAAATGCCGTTCGGGAAGAGGTCCAAAAACGAGCGACCTACTACGTGACCAACTTTGCCGACCTACTCTGGTGA
- the LOC121599511 gene encoding U11/U12 small nuclear ribonucleoprotein 35 kDa protein-like, whose product MDSSEVSPTPRRWSKYVCDVYDPVQVGSIDGTDQVPHDRALIRAINSNYRPNRKVKGNPLHTIFIGRLAHSVTEEQLRAKFAPFGTIVHARLVTDIVTGLPRGYAFIEYSARGEALRAIERMHGVTIDGKEILVDEEWERRLEGWKPRRLGGGFGGRKKSQQLRFGCKVQPFRRPILETGGVASVSEWNRRVRQRKEGPTGSSRNSDSE is encoded by the exons ATGGACTCCTCGGAAGTATCTCCCACGCCGCGCCGCTGGTCGAAGTACGTGTGTGATGTTTACGATCCCGTCCAGGTCGGCTCGATCGATGGAACGGACCAGGTGCCGCACGACCGTGCACTGATCCGGGCGATTAACTCCAACTATCGACCGAACCGTAAGGTGAAAGGGAACCCGTTGCACACGATCTTCATCGGCCGGTTGGCACATTCAGTCACCGAG GAACAGTTACGCGCCAAGTTTGCGCCCTTCGGCACGATCGTCCACGCTCGATTAGTCACCGATATTGTCACCGGACTGCCGCGGGGTTACGCTTTCATCGAGTACAGTGCCCGCGGCGAGGCGCTGCGTGCGATCGAGCGCATGCACGGCGTCACCATCGACGGGAAGGAGATACTCGTCGACGAAGAGTGGGAACGGCGCCTCGAGGGCTGGAAGCCGCGCCGGCTCGGTGGAGGTTTCGGAGGGAGGAAAAAGTCACAGCAGCTGCGCTTCGGCTGCAAGGTGCAGCCGTTCCGCCGGCCGATACTTGAAACCGGCGGTGTGGCGAGTGTGAGTGAGTGGAATCGCCGCGTGCGCCAGCGCAAGGAAGGGCCGACCGGGTCCAGCCGAAACAGTGACAGTGAATGA